GCGCAGCCGACGAGGCCAGCGTCGAGTTCGCGGGCGAGTTCGCGGGTGCGGATCGCGTCGGCGAGCGCGAACGCCCGCGGCGACACGACGAGGAGACACGCGTCCGCGACCGCGAGCGGGACCCCGGCGTCCGAGCGTCGCCCGGCCGGGCAGTCGACGACGACGGTCCCGCGTGCGCGCTCGATCGCCGTCACGGCCGATTCGAGTCGCCTGAGGTCCGCCGCCCGCGCGCCGGCGAGCGTTCGGCCGCAGGGCACGATGTCGACTGGGCCGGGGCGGAGCGTCTCGATGGGTGCGGCCGCGCCGGCGAGCACGTCGTGGAGGTCGGGCCCGCGACCCGCCGGGAGGTCCGCCATGCCGAGGTCGGCGTCGACGACGACCGCGTCGCACGCGGCGGCGACGTTGTACGCCAGCGTCGTCTTGCCGACGCCGCCCTTCCCGCCGGCGACCGCGAGGATCACGCCAGTCGCTCCAGCGCCGCGATCGGCGCGTCGGTCGCCTCGGCCCGCGCCGCGAGCTCCGCGGCGCGCTCGCTCACCTCGCGGAGCCGCTCGGCGTCGGCGGCGACGCGGTCGTCGAGCCCCGAAAGCGCCGCGATCCCGTCGGCGTCGGCGACGACATCGGTCGCGGTCGCCACGTCGGCGTCGGTCAGTCGCTCCGCCCGATCGATGCGCGCTTCGATCGCGTCCAACCGCGAGTCGACCGCGGCCGCCCACCCGCCGGATTCGGTCGGCGACCGAGGCCGATCGCCTCGTTCGCGCTTCGATTCGTCCCGTCCGCTCGAATCGAGAGCGTCGTCGGCGATGTCGCCAGCGTTCGCGGTGTCGCCAGCGTCCGAGTCGGTGACGCGGTCCGGCTCGTCGGTCTCGCCGATGACCGCGGCTCTCGGCGGGCGATGCTCCCCGAGCTGTCGCAGGGCGGCGGTCGTCGGCACGGCGGACGGCTCCGTGTCGGCCGCCGGATCGAGCGGGACCGCCTCGGCGACCTCGACAGGCGGGTCGACGGGCGGCGCCCGGACCGCGAAGCCGAACGGGCGGTGCGCTCCCGAGTCGAGCCGAAGCGTCGCCCCCGAGTCGTCCCAGCCGGACGCCGGCACGCCGCCCCGCCGAGGCGGGAGCACGGGTGCGTCGAACCGGCTCTCGACCCTGACGCGACGGGGAACGTCGTCCTCGTTGCACACGCGGCCACGGACCAGCGACACGTCTCCCGCTCGGTCGACGTCCCACGAGAGTTCCATACGAGCGGCTGCCGCGCCATCGCAGAAAAACGGCTGGGCGCCGAGGGATCTCAAATCGGAGCGAGCCGTGAAGGACGTGGGGGGTGGAGCAAGAGTGCGGTCGCGTTCGTTCGGGCGCATGTTGCGTCGTGTTCACAATCACTGCAGTGGTCGTCGTGGTGACGCTTCCCTGAGGATACCCACGAGACTCCGATATGACTCCCGACAACGCGCCAGACGTGTCATTAGTAGAACTTTTTTGGCGGCGTCAGGCACAAAACCGCTCAACACGCATCAACGCCGCCTTCCAGCGCCGTTCCCACAGATTTCACACTTGAGATTCCTGCCATTAACTACATAAGCACCCCCGACATACCAGTAGGTAACCAGCAACCGATCGGAATGGGTCGCCCATTCGTCGGTGGACCGCTGGGTTCAAACATGAAATTACAAAGCCAATCCAACGCGGAAGACAGGGCAGTGAGTCCCGTCATCGGCGTTATCCTGATGGTCGCAATTACCGTGATTCTGGCCGCCGTCATCGGTACGTTCGTCCTCGGCCTCGGTGAAAGTGTTGACCAGGGTGCAACTGCAGGTATCAGCTACGACGCCAACAGTAGTAATGTGACTGTTATTTCACTAGGCCCAAACACAGAAACAGTCGCATGTGGGTCTGCCGATAGTGTTAATAACAGTAGTGCTGTTGGAGGAGAGTTCTCTTGTGCCCAAGGCTCCAATGTCGTTGCTGTAACTCCTGGTGGTGAGGCAACCGTTATTAGAACGGACCTTGGGAACTAGCTCTAATTAGTTACCCAATTCTTCAGTGATGGCACCGCCACTTGAAATATTTTCGGACATTTTAAGAGCGGTGTTCAGATAAGGTTTGAAAGGTGAAGCGGTGCGTTTCAAAGTGTTCTATGCCCGAAAACGACCGCCTTAGCGGCTGTTTAGACGATATTAACTTAGAGTTTGTGGTGCGAGAAGCAACACCGAAGTTGTTGATGAATCTCAGTATTCAGCTCCACCTTGCTGGATCATCGCTTTCGAATGCTGTTTCTTTTCTTGAGATATTCGGTGTTGAAAGAGTTCGATCTACTGTTCATAACTGGGTTCACGAGGCCGATCTACAGCCAGAGTCTGGGCGGAGCCCGAATCACGTTGCGGTCGATGAAACTGTGATTCGACTTGACCATAAACAGTATTGGCTGTACGCTGCGGTCGATCCAGAAACGAACGATCTGCTCCACACACAGCTTAAACCAAGGACAAAAAAGTTCTCACAGATCAGTTTTTCGCTGATCTCCGTGACAAACACGATATTGATGACGTAACTGTTCTCGTCAATGGATCAGCCTCAGTTCAGCGAGCCTGTCGCAAACACGACCTCAATTTTAGATACGAACGGCATGGAAATCGGAACAGCGTCGAACGTGTCTTTCGTGGGATAAAACGCCGAACTACTGTTTCTTAAACTGTTTCAGCAACGCCGACGCAGAAACTGCTGACGAGTGGCTGAGATCGTTTGCCTTCGCATGGAATCAGCTTATCTGAACGCTACCGCTGAGACACCGGACACCGACCGCAGAGATGTTATGGCTGACCGCGATCAGATACCGACTCTCGGGGACGCCGAGGATGTCGCCGAGGGGCACGACCACGTCGGCTGGCACGGCGAACACGAGGATGGGTGGGTTCACCCTGTCAGTCGACATTCTGCGAGTCTCTGTCAGGGCACTCTGAGTGGTCGCTTCAGAATATAGTCACCTTTATTCCAGCAGAATGATGTCATTGGAGTCGATGGCCCCCCACACGCCGAGAGTTCCTCCGTCTGCTTCCGCTTGGTGTGATAACTGGAACGGGTGGGTGTGTTCGGCCTGTCTTCGACGGCCTCACTCAATCACCCGCTGCGTGGAAGGTTTCAACGGCTGTGTTGGATCGCTGTAGGGCGGAGAGATTCACTGTGTGACGAAGCGTTTGATGCTATAGACGACACACATCAGCGCGATTTCTCGGAACTCACGGAAGAACGAAAGCATGCGTCTCGCACTATTACGGCGTCTATCCCGACGCAGTCATGCGATTAGAACGGTACGAGCGCAACGGGCGCTACTTTGACTGTCGAACGACTCAACCTTTCAGGCGTGAGGCGACCGAATTCGATGTCATTGAAACGGTGGTATCCGACATCGTTCAGCCGACTATAACAAAATCTACACGGATGCAGCACCGACAC
This genomic window from Halorubrum sp. PV6 contains:
- a CDS encoding chromosome partitioning protein ParA, with the protein product MILAVAGGKGGVGKTTLAYNVAAACDAVVVDADLGMADLPAGRGPDLHDVLAGAAAPIETLRPGPVDIVPCGRTLAGARAADLRRLESAVTAIERARGTVVVDCPAGRRSDAGVPLAVADACLLVVSPRAFALADAIRTRELARELDAGLVGCAVNRVTASPPTEAIADALGAPASVVPADPRVGRSVTEERPVVDAAPDSAAADAVRDLARRVPAE
- a CDS encoding type IV pilin, with protein sequence MKLQSQSNAEDRAVSPVIGVILMVAITVILAAVIGTFVLGLGESVDQGATAGISYDANSSNVTVISLGPNTETVACGSADSVNNSSAVGGEFSCAQGSNVVAVTPGGEATVIRTDLGN